TTTGGTCGCAAGCTAAGACCTCCAAACTCATTTCACTTGTGAGTCAAGAAAGATTCCATTTTAGACCTCCAGAGGTGGCAGTCTGGAGCAAGAGAACATCACGTCACCAGCTAGGCTCTATTTATAAGCTCTTATTGCACAAGATACTGAAATTGGTCAAAGAAATCTAAAACTAGGGTTTTGCTTAAACATAACCTGTTTCCTGCTAGGTCAAATCTGCTGTTCAtagaatttcagtattttatgtttaattaCAACATactttattgatttatttataagACCATGAGAAAGTCAAGTCATAAATATACAGCAATTGTTTACTAGTTAGTTTGGATTAAGCATAAATAGATTGTGCAAGCTTAGCAAAAACCTTTCGCCAAGCTGAATCAGAACattcaaactgtattttcaaatgtgtCTCTCTGCCTTATCTAAATTCCAGCATGACACATAATAAATAGCTTCTCATTTACTATCATCATAAAAATTTAAACAGCCTTGAAACAGTTGCTACAATACAGGGGAAAATGATCAAATGTATGTTCTAAATACCCACTTAGAACAGTAAAACTATTTCCATATTGAAGAAAGAACACATAAAGATGCATTGTTGCAGTAAAGACTGCTACCTTGTTTAGAAGAAATCTTCTACTCAGTATAGTAGTATTAGAGTCAACAACTTGCTGTTTTAcactgccagaaaaaaaaaaaagaaaaaaagaaaagaaaaaagaaaaaaaaaaaagaggactAACAGCCCTTAGCTATCACGTAGTGTcagatttgctttaaaaaagaaagtatctgATTTGATTCTATACAGTGATTAAACATCTTTGTGCTCTGCTGAGTAGGGTATTCTatcccctcccccctccaaaAATGGCATCAAAGCAATCAAAATGGTAATGTTCAGCATGAATGGGGCCCCATCCCCCACCTTCAAACTCTGCAGACTTTTCTCCATGTTAGAAGAAACCAACACCCCTTCCTCACAAAATGGAAGCTTCCACTACCAAATTGAGAGTGCTGACAAATTCTGATTACAATAAACTGGGAGGAAAAGGGTGACATATAATCACCATCACCTATGGGCATGGATTAGATACCCGTGGATCACTTTGCAACTTTAAGAACAactccaggaaaagaaaaaaaaaaaaaaaaagtggggggaagggggagggagggggggcggggaagacaaaaagaaagaaagagagagaaggagagagagagagaaaagaaagaaagaaaaaaagaaagagagagacagagacagagagacagaaagagagtgaaagagagataaacaaggaaagaaagataagaaaaagcCCGTGAGGTCGCACACGTGCCCCCGCCTCAGCCCCCTGCCGGGAAGGCGGCCGCCCCTGGGCTCCCCCCTCGGGCGCTGTCCGCAGCCGTGGTGCTGAAAGAGCTGCTGCATTCCGGAGGAACAGCGTTCTCTCCCTCCCGCCACCGGGAGACGAGGGATGGGAAAGGAAGCTGGTCCTGTGCTGCCCGAGCTCAGCACAGCCGCACCGAGCCAGGGGAGTCGGGAGGAGAGCCAGGAGAGCCGAGGGGGGGGGGCGGGTGTGTGGAGGAGGAAAGTTCACCCCTTGGGGGAGTAGGGGGGTTAAGCCAGCAGATCAAGCCTGCAGATCTCATACTGCCTTTGTCAAGTGCCCTTTCAAGCACTGGAAGTGCTGAAAGTGGGAAAGGgcttggggggggaggggggggaaagggaagacGAAGGGGGGAGGTTGAACAGGCGAGTTATGTGAGTATGAGTGTGAGAGCGTGAGCGCGCGCCCGGCGGCGGGGCCGCTGTCCGCGGTGCTGAAAGCCCGCCGCCCCCAGCAAGTTCCCTGGCGGGGTGGGAACCCGCGGCGACAGGGGTCACTCGGCACAACCAGGGGCAGGAAAGtttggggagggcaggggggagTGGTGGTGGGAGGCAGGAAGACAGGTTGCCggtttattttgttcttctcctccggttttttcttcccccagtaGCTGAAACAGgttaatctgtttttattcctatttttgAAAAGGGGNGGGGGGGGAGTGAAAGTGCCTAAGTGAACTCGAATCAAAAGCTAACACGTCAGATCAGaccaaggaaagagaaaggcaagtggggaggaaaaaaaaaaataaagaagaaaagaaataaaataaagtgatcAATAACAATCAGTTTTGTAATCAAACCCAGAAATGGCTCCAAACCGGGCTCCAGCCTCCTTGCTCCCAACTCTTGCTCTGCATATCACGCAGAAGTGCACAAAGTAGCCCAAGACAGGAGGATTTTCCATATTCCTAAAACATGTCGACCAACTCAAAATGGAcgcctcttttttttttttttttttttttttttgtacgCTTTAACTACTGCTTATCTTTTTACTACTAGTACTAAAATCATCCTTTCCCCCAGCAAGACACACAAGAATCTGatctcattttgaaaacatgcattttcttaCTTTACGCTTAGGAAAAATGGATGCTATATTCCCTGCTGTTCGTATTTTTCAGCTAACACAGACACTTTTCGGATGTTTAGAAAGTGCATCgtacaaacaagaaaaagcaaacagaactgaaTCGATCTGTTCCTTACTTGTTTCTCATTAAGAGCTGCTATCCTTGATTGCCTTTCATGGATTTGTTTCTTAAGATCCCCGTTCTGCAAAAACGGCAATAAGATGCATATTAAAGGCAAAGTGGAAACTAAGCCCTGTAATGAATAAACTTGCGATCTAGAAATTGTTCAAAGGCAAAACCGTTCCATCGCAGCCGTACAaaagcatgcacacacacaacacacaaccTTAGTAAGAAAGCTCAGCACAGACTACAAAATGAGATCTCTTACTGATAAAGTTTCTCATCCTGCTGTCCCAGCATAACTGCGCTGATTATGGCAGGGATAAAatactgaagaagagaaaaaaaaggatctgCATTTACCTGTGGATCTTGCTTCATCTGTGCAATtagtttctattaaaaaaaaaataaaataataatcaccCCCGAAAAAGGAGGAATTAGAAACTGTTTCAagtttaatggattttttttgaatgtatgtatttgtgtggacgggggagggaggggggtaAGGAACAAAGAGGCAAGTAAACACTGCGAGTCAGTTTCAAGCAAAGCTCATAAATATTCAAGTCTCGTCCTAATCTCTCCagcacacacacgcacacgcACACCCGCTCACACCCGCACACACTCACACGAGCCCCAGCCGCAATGCTAACTAACTCCGGCTCCACGGTACGCAAGGAGAGGACAAAACAACAACGGCGCAACCCCCCGAAGCACCCCGCAACTCGGGCCAACAAGCCGCCAAACTACTTTGCCCGACTGCTCGTCATTGCCGCGGGGGCCGGGGGTCCCCCCaccgcagccccggccccgccgccccccgccgctGCCTGCAGCATGCAACACGGGCGGCCCGACCCGGCCGCCGGGCGAGGAGCGGCTCACGGGCATCTCGTGGCGTTTTTTACCTGATGACATTGGATTTCCACTTTTAACGCCTCTTGCAAGCTGTGCAGCTCCATCCCCGCAACTTGCCGGGCACTTTCCTGTCACTTTCAGCTCCGaatgaagttgtttttgtttgttagttgGGTTtgcttgtgttgttttgttttgtttggctcgctttttttttttcttttttggttgcttttttgttttgctttttttttttttttttggctcctttttttttttttttttttttttggctttttttcccccctctttttttttttttttttgcacccAAGCAgccacccctccccccccaaaaaaaataaaaataaaataaacaacaaaaaaaagctgagtaaaaaaaaaaaagcgaaaaAAATTgcaataataatatatatatataaaaaaaaaaaagcgataACAACAACCTAAAGAAACAACTACTACTCAGGCTGCAAAGCAAGTTCGTCGCTTCTTTGCTGGGGACACAGACTCATCACTCACTTTCCGCCAAACTAGGGgggccccgccccgccccgctccgtgCCACCGCCCCCCGTCGC
The Coturnix japonica isolate 7356 chromosome 1, Coturnix japonica 2.1, whole genome shotgun sequence DNA segment above includes these coding regions:
- the LOC116653828 gene encoding PHD finger protein 21A-like translates to MELHSLQEALKVEIQCHQKLIAQMKQDPQNGDLKKQIHERQSRIAALNEKQVRNRSIQFCLLFLVCTMHFLNIRKVSVLAEKYEQQGI